The Streptomyces sp. NBC_01363 region CGCCTCCAGCACGGCGTCCAAGGCCGCGTCCGCCGCGGCGTCGGCGGCATCCCGGGGCGCCGATGTGGTGGCCTCGGCGACGGCCGCCGCGGGCGAGAAGCTGAACAACTTCAAGAACGGCGTGAACGCCAAGAGCGATGTCGAGCTGGGCAGGCCGAGCACCGACGGCGACGGCCGAGCCACCGTGAAGGCCACCGTGAAGAACAGCTCCGACTCCGCGAAGTCGTACGCGGTGCAGGTCAACTTCCTTGACGGGAGCGGCAATCTGCTCGACACGGTGGTGGTGACGGTCGACGACGTCGGCCCCAAGGCATCCAAGGACGCGACGGCCCGCAGCAACCGCAAGCTGTCCGGAGACGTCAAGGCCGAGGTGGGACGGGCTCTGCGGCACTGACCGACGGCTCCACGGCAGCGCGCGACTATCGCGTGCTGTTGGAGGAATCCCCTGGAGACAGATCCGGCGGCAAAACATTCACGACGACCGGAGCTGGGGGATTCGAAGGCGTGGGCACCTGGATGAGGAAGGGGAAGAATACAATCTCGCTGCCCGTATTCAGAGCCCGCTGTGAAAGCCGATAGCAAACGATCTCGTTCGGATTGTCAATGAGTGTGTAGCACTTGAGCGCCGACGGTGCGACCTGGGAATTCTGCTGCGAGGCGACGGAGCTACTCGCTGATGTGCCCAAGATGCCGGCCGTCAAGAAGGAAGCCGCCGCTGCGACACTGATGTTCCGCAAGGTTGTCTTCTTCATGTTCATCAGCTCAAAGGCTCGGAGTGAACTGGCAGTTCCCCATCGGCGTGCTGGGGCTTCAGCGGCTCCGGCACCATGGCTCGACGGGGACGATTCTCGTAGAACTGGAACTGCCCGTAGAACTGGAACTGGGCGTTGACAACCATCGTATCGTTCGGCCCGGTCTGCTGCTGGTCCGTCTCGTTCGGCTGCGTCACGTTCCCCGGGTAGCGTCTCGTACGGCACCTGCCTCAACTCTCCAGTCATGACTGGTTGAATTCGGGAAATCTTTCGGTGCGACATCCTCGAAGAGAACGCGCAAGGTGGAAGAGTAGGGATTCCAGGGTTCCGCCTGGAGTCGCTGCTGTCAGTCCCGTCATTGCGTCAGCATCACGCCGGAGTCACGCCGTGGCTATGGCCCGCTGCTCACGATGACACGTGACTGGAACAGTAAGAAAGCACAGTGCTGGAAAGGGGAAAACCGTGAGAGGAAAAATCGTCCTGAGTTCCGCCGCGACAGTGGCGCTTGTCGGGGGGCTGGCTGCGGCCACTGTCGTGCCTGCTTCCGCTGCCCCGACTCAGACGTGTCGGGTAGTGGCAAGTACCTTGACGGGAGAGAGCTTCGATCCCAACGGGATGTTCGTCGTCTCCCCTGGGGGGATGGTGCTGCGCCCTTCTTCTGACGGTCGTATAGGACCGACCGCCGTAACGGGCGCGGGCAGCTTCTCCGTAGGCCCTGTGGCTTGCACTGGAGGGGAATCAGCGGCATCGGCCGGAGGAGGTGCAGCCGCTGCTGCGGCTGCCGGAACGAGCGCGGCACAAGCGGCGAGAAGCAGGGGTGCCTCCCCGCAAGAAGCGGCGGCACGGGGTGTAGCGGCGGCGCAGGCCACGGGGAGAAGCCTTGGTTTGTCGCAGACGGTGATAAACCAAGTCAGCAATCAGACAATCAACAACCTGAACCAAGTCATTGGTTCCACCATCGGTGGCTCCGTCATCGCCGGGAGTGGTAACACGGTCGGCGGCGGCAACACGGTCGGTGGCGGGACGAATGTTCCGGGTACCGGTGGTGGCACGAATGTTCCGGGTACCGGTGGTGGCACGAATGTTCCGGGTACCGGTGGTGGCACGAATGTTCCGGGTACCGGTGGTGGCACGAATGTTCCGGGTACCGGTGGTGGCACGAATGTTCCGGGTACCGGTGGCGGGACGAATGTTCCGGGTACCGGTGGTGGCACGAATGTTCCGGGTACCGGTGGCGGGACGAATGTTCCGGGTACCGGTGGCGGGACGAATGTTCCGGGTACCGGTGGTGGCACGAATGTTCCGGGTACCGGTGGTGGCACGAATGTTCCGGGTACCGGTGGCGGGACGAATGTTCCGGGTACCGCTGGCGGGACGAATGCTCCCGGAACCGGCGAGCAACCAGTGATGGCGCCGGCTCTGTGATTCCCTCTTCCTGCAGGCGGTGAGTCCGGGCCGACGCAGGCGCGAGCCCCTGCTGGTGACCCGCGCCCGATAGTTGATCGTCGGCCTCGATCACCCATCGCCCATGAGCCCTCATCGGTTTCTCGATGAGGGCTCATGAACCTGTGTGGTGCGTCCGATCCGGAGCGGGCCGGGCCGACGCCCCGGCTGTCGTGCCGGGTTCTGCTCCTCCGGTGCCGGTCCCGGA contains the following coding sequences:
- a CDS encoding FxLYD domain-containing protein, coding for MTRKVARGLCAVLLTTAVMSTAAACSDDGGSASSTASKAASAAASAASRGADVVASATAAAGEKLNNFKNGVNAKSDVELGRPSTDGDGRATVKATVKNSSDSAKSYAVQVNFLDGSGNLLDTVVVTVDDVGPKASKDATARSNRKLSGDVKAEVGRALRH
- a CDS encoding DUF4573 domain-containing protein; amino-acid sequence: MLAGSGSIRPASGTRNIRPATGTRNIRATTGTRNIRATTGTRNIRPATGTRNIRPATGTRNIRATTGTRNIRPATGTRNIRATTGTRNIRATTGTRNIRATTGTRNIRATTGTRNIRATTGTRNIRPATDRVAAADRVTTPGDDGATDGGTNDLVQVVDCLIADLVYHRLRQTKASPRGLRRRYTPCRRFLRGGTPASRRLCRARSGSRSSGCTSSGRCR